A region of the Verrucomicrobium sp. genome:
TACGAAGCCCCACAGTTCTCCGCAGCAACCTACGCAGATGCCTGACAAAGCTGAGAATCCCCCTGCTCCGACACCTCGCATTGCTACATGGCCAGAAGGTGATGCGCTCTCCGGCCGGTGGGGCGGGCTTCGTTCCGCGCTCATCAAGCGCGGGATCGAGCCATTCGTTTTCTACACGGCGATCGGCTCCGGTAATCCTCGAGGTGGTTATAGCCAGGGGCACGTGACTGCAGTGGATGACTTCTACATGGGCGTGCGGCTGGACCTGACAACCCTGGTGCATTGGCCCGGGGCAACGCTGACCATAAGCGGTGTGAATCGCGATGGACGTGGGCTGACGAATGAGTACATCAAGAGCCAATACAACGTACAGCAGACGGTAGGCGGGCAAAGCCTGTTCTTCTATCAGCTTGTGCTGAAGCAGAAGTTTGACCATGACCACATGTTCTTCAAGATCGGGCGCTTCTCCGCTTCGGATGATCTGAACGCTTCGCCCATCTACGGGCTGTATGTGAATAACGGCATCGATGGCGATATCCGCAACGTGCTGTTTGATACGCAATCTTCGGCGTACCCCTTTTCGACGTGGGCTGCGCTGTATCGCGGCGACTTCAAGCATGGCGTGAACCTTCAGGTGGGCGTGTATCAGACATGGAGCGACATCTTCAACTCGCAGACCAACGGCGTCGACTGGACATTTCATAAGGGCGACGGCATCATGTGGCGATGTCTCAACTCGGCGTCACAAGACACACCTGTAAAGCGCGGCTGTCTGTGCTGAGCCAGACGCTTCAGAACGCAACAGCAAGCAGTGAACACCAGCACCCCGAGGGACGCCTTGAGGGACACTACTGGCTTGGCACGACGTACTCCCCGTGGAAGGGCTACAAACAGTTCAACTCGACAGAGCTGGCGTCGAACTCCTACGGCTTTTAGGGCACACGCCGATCAACGCAGTGTGGGAGCGTAGCCCGGGAAGCAAGCAGAACCTCATGGTGTGGGGAACGTTCGGGTATTACCCCCAGCAGAACATTTCGATTGTGCCACTTCAATTTACGCTGGGCGTAGTCGATCAGGGACGCATCCGCAGCCGCCCGGATGACAAGACGATGGTGCGCATTATTTACGGACACTTCAGCCGCGACTACGCAAAGGAGCCAGATCGCCGCAGGCTCAGGCGATCCAAGCTATGAGGCTGTCTTCGAGGTGGGACATCGCGTGCAGGCCACGAAGTTCTTCTTTGCACAGCCGGATTTGCAGTGGGTGGTACGGCCATCGGGAACAGGCCGCTATCGCAACGCGATTGCG
Encoded here:
- a CDS encoding carbohydrate porin encodes the protein MRSPHLVLRPFGMLCAMLMFTAAPAGLLTQNAQTTQYAELPDTPAVDMEQQQSTKPHSSPQQPTQMPDKAENPPAPTPRIATWPEGDALSGRWGGLRSALIKRGIEPFVFYTAIGSGNPRGGYSQGHVTAVDDFYMGVRLDLTTLVHWPGATLTISGVNRDGRGLTNEYIKSQYNVQQTVGGQSLFFYQLVLKQKFDHDHMFFKIGRFSASDDLNASPIYGLYVNNGIDGDIRNVLFDTQSSAYPFSTWAALYRGDFKHGVNLQVGVYQTWSDIFNSQTNGVDWTFHKGDGIMWRCLNSASQDTPVKRGCLC